In Deltaproteobacteria bacterium, the DNA window CGAGATCTCCCAGGATTCTACAAGAGCCTCGCAGTCTGGTCAGGTATCAACCCATAGGGGCAGTTTCGCTTCCGGCCGGATTCACCAACCCTTCTCTCTACCGCGATTCGTCATAACTCACCCAGGGCCTCTGCACAATGAGGTTTCCTCCGGTGATACCGACCACCTCTCCGGTAATGTAGTCGGAAAGATCCGATGCGAGATACAGCACCAGATTGGCGATATCTCGCGGCTTTCCAAATCGCCTCAGCGAGATATATCTGAGTTTTTCTCCTCCCCTAGTGGAAATCAGATCCCGGGTCATCGGGGTCTCGACAACACCTGGAGCGTAGGCATTGACGTTGATATTGTACGGAGCCAGTTCGGCGGCCAGCACCTTGGTGAGGATTGCAACGCCTGCCTTGGAGATCGAATAGGCCGCCATTCCCACGTCGGGTATCTGAGCGAGGATGGAACTGGCACTGATTATCTTGCCCCTCTTCTGCCTTTTCATCGGCTCGATGACCGCCCGGCTGCAATGAAACACACCCTTGAGGTTTATGTCCATCACGCGGCCCCACACCTCCTCGGTCATCTCATGGACAAAGGCCCTTCTGACTATCCCGGCATTATTGATCAGGATGTCGATCCTTCCGTATCTCTCTACTACAGCCCCGACCATTCGACTCACTTCGCCGCCATCGGCCACGTCCGCCGCTATCGGCAGGGCATTACTGCCAAGCTCCTTCAGGCTCCGGGCGAGTTCCTCGATGCCCTGAGGATCTATGTCGTTCACCGCCACGTGGGCGCCCTCTTCGGCAAATGCAAGAGCAATGGCACGCCCTATTCCCTGAGCCGCCCCGGTAACCAGGGCAACCCTGTCCTTCAATCCGAATTCCATTTTGATCTCTCCAGAAGGTCTACCGAAGGCCGGGCCTTCAGAGGACCGGTTTCCCCCGATCCCCACCCTAGATCGCGAGTTTCTTTGTTATCCCCGAAGCCGATACCGCGAGAATCAGGATGACTCCCGTAATGATACTCTGGTAGAAGTACTGCACATTCAGAATGGTCAGACCGTTGGTCAGGACACCCATGAGCAGAGAACCGACCAACGTACCCAGAATGTGAAACTCCCCCACCTTGATTGTGGCCGCTCCCAGGAAGACCACCGTGAAG includes these proteins:
- a CDS encoding SDR family oxidoreductase produces the protein MEFGLKDRVALVTGAAQGIGRAIALAFAEEGAHVAVNDIDPQGIEELARSLKELGSNALPIAADVADGGEVSRMVGAVVERYGRIDILINNAGIVRRAFVHEMTEEVWGRVMDINLKGVFHCSRAVIEPMKRQKRGKIISASSILAQIPDVGMAAYSISKAGVAILTKVLAAELAPYNINVNAYAPGVVETPMTRDLISTRGGEKLRYISLRRFGKPRDIANLVLYLASDLSDYITGEVVGITGGNLIVQRPWVSYDESR